A single Methanobrevibacter woesei DNA region contains:
- a CDS encoding LicD family protein yields the protein MKLRKYDEKELKKLQQIELKILKEFISICDKHSLDYFLYGGTNLGAIRHSGFIPWDDDIDVIMFRDDYNKFLKISSEREMGEFKLINSNVYEDYFLQHSKLTLKNTKFEEWWNKQVSYDVGIFIDIFCLDNVPNNPKKRDLHVKTIRCINKAIGVATLKDIEYRGNISRNISKIIHNLLKIIHLKPKHLQKISNKLLTKYKEDNCDFVCDICSLNYTQIYDKKDFIPPKKVKFEDIEANIPNNSDKILTQIYGDYMQMPPEDKRYNHAPEKLDFGPY from the coding sequence ATGAAATTAAGAAAGTATGATGAAAAAGAATTAAAAAAACTACAGCAGATTGAATTAAAAATACTAAAAGAATTTATTTCAATTTGTGATAAACATTCTCTTGACTATTTTCTCTATGGAGGAACCAATTTAGGCGCTATAAGACACTCAGGATTTATTCCATGGGACGATGATATTGATGTAATCATGTTTAGAGATGATTATAACAAATTCCTTAAAATCAGCAGTGAAAGAGAAATGGGAGAATTTAAATTAATAAATTCAAATGTTTACGAAGATTACTTCCTCCAACATAGCAAATTAACCTTAAAAAACACAAAATTTGAAGAATGGTGGAACAAACAGGTTTCTTATGATGTTGGAATATTTATAGACATTTTCTGCTTGGATAATGTTCCAAATAACCCTAAAAAAAGAGATTTACATGTAAAAACAATCCGTTGTATAAATAAGGCTATTGGTGTAGCTACTTTAAAAGATATTGAATATAGAGGAAATATCAGCAGAAATATAAGTAAAATAATTCATAATCTCTTAAAAATTATCCATTTAAAACCTAAACACCTGCAGAAAATATCAAATAAGTTACTAACAAAATATAAAGAAGATAACTGTGATTTTGTCTGTGATATTTGTTCACTTAATTACACTCAAATATATGACAAAAAGGATTTCATTCCTCCAAAAAAAGTAAAATTTGAGGATATTGAAGCAAATATTCCTAACAACTCCGATAAAATACTAACACAGATTTATGGAGACTATATGCAAATGCCACCAGAAGATAAAAGGTACAATCATGCACCTGAAAAATTAGATTTTGGACCATACTAA
- a CDS encoding glycosyltransferase family 2 protein, whose amino-acid sequence MNEKISIILPIFNVGSHLKGGIDSLINQTIGNENLEIIMVDDCSTDESGKIIDEYDEKYECCRAIHLEKNTGAANGPRNRGIEESSGDYIMFLDPDDRYTPDCCERLYEEIKKHDAEIAFGRFRRVFTYGEKVQKSYSPYLDDLEKNYPDETFEDANPLNVSDFIWNNILEKILYGKDIEKEYKRDKPIDVIYIDNIEEEPDILKIPPSVWTKLYKRELIIDNNIRFPPYVCGDDMSFALETFLKAKGIVFLNNFICYDYYIRDLPDDKSITNNVNVRFLGDLMDAYTYCRNLTENFSPDIQTVSVTPHLLYWMNTWKNSPFTKEENKLLLEKVNNLKKIHKSSMKTKLILSAMTKMLETSINTKKE is encoded by the coding sequence ATGAATGAAAAAATCAGCATCATTTTACCCATTTTTAATGTTGGATCTCACCTAAAAGGAGGAATTGATTCCTTAATTAATCAAACTATTGGAAATGAGAATCTAGAAATAATAATGGTTGATGACTGTTCTACTGACGAATCTGGAAAAATTATTGATGAATATGATGAAAAATATGAATGTTGTAGGGCAATTCATTTAGAAAAAAATACTGGTGCAGCTAATGGTCCTAGAAACAGAGGAATTGAAGAATCTAGCGGCGATTACATAATGTTTCTAGATCCAGATGACAGATACACTCCTGACTGCTGTGAAAGATTATACGAAGAAATCAAAAAACATGATGCTGAAATTGCATTTGGAAGATTTAGACGTGTTTTCACATATGGTGAGAAAGTTCAAAAATCCTATTCTCCTTATTTAGATGATTTAGAAAAAAATTATCCAGATGAAACATTTGAAGATGCAAATCCACTAAATGTTTCTGATTTTATCTGGAACAACATATTGGAAAAAATACTCTATGGAAAAGATATAGAAAAAGAATATAAAAGGGATAAACCAATTGATGTTATTTATATTGATAACATTGAAGAAGAACCAGACATTTTAAAGATACCGCCTTCTGTTTGGACTAAATTATATAAAAGAGAGTTAATCATAGACAATAATATTCGTTTTCCACCATATGTTTGTGGCGATGACATGTCTTTTGCCCTTGAAACTTTTTTAAAAGCAAAAGGTATCGTATTTTTAAATAATTTCATCTGTTATGATTATTATATTCGCGATTTGCCAGACGATAAATCTATTACAAATAATGTAAATGTACGTTTCTTAGGAGATTTAATGGATGCTTATACTTACTGTAGAAATCTAACAGAAAACTTTTCCCCAGATATTCAAACTGTTTCCGTTACTCCACATTTATTGTACTGGATGAATACATGGAAAAATTCTCCTTTCACTAAAGAAGAAAATAAATTGCTTCTTGAAAAAGTTAATAATCTTAAAAAAATCCATAAATCTTCAATGAAAACAAAATTAATTTTATCAGCAATGACTAAAATGCTTGAAACTTCCATTAACACTAAAAAAGAGTGA
- a CDS encoding uroporphyrinogen-III synthase: protein MLKPIVAITRPFDRAKAACDIVEELGGIAYLSPTLELTPVNSDSLKELVSIKSDLDWIVFTSPTTIDAIEQFYPDFLDDLNCKIAVIGRKTAEIAENHNLKVDLIPNNYTAEGLIEEFTKQNIKNQIIGVPRTASARDTLPNGLKDLNNEVIVAEAYKSMFPEDIVRIEYLIEKIFKKEIDAITFTSPLTVENLFKVVENKEEIAEKLSKDVLTVAIGPITGKILDKYNVSHIYPETYTVKDMMELLFDELEKSQ, encoded by the coding sequence ATGTTAAAACCTATAGTTGCAATTACAAGACCTTTTGATAGAGCAAAAGCTGCTTGCGATATTGTTGAAGAATTAGGAGGTATTGCTTATCTATCACCTACTTTAGAACTGACTCCAGTAAATTCTGATTCTTTAAAGGAGTTAGTATCTATAAAAAGTGATTTAGATTGGATTGTATTTACATCTCCAACAACTATTGATGCAATTGAACAATTTTATCCAGATTTTCTTGATGATTTAAATTGTAAAATAGCTGTTATTGGTAGAAAAACAGCAGAAATAGCTGAGAATCATAATTTAAAAGTTGATTTGATTCCAAATAATTATACAGCAGAAGGTCTTATAGAAGAATTTACAAAACAAAACATTAAAAACCAAATTATTGGTGTTCCTAGAACTGCATCTGCTAGAGACACATTACCTAATGGATTGAAAGACCTTAATAATGAAGTCATAGTTGCAGAAGCTTATAAATCAATGTTTCCAGAAGATATTGTTAGAATTGAATATTTAATTGAAAAAATCTTTAAAAAAGAAATTGATGCTATTACTTTCACAAGCCCATTAACTGTTGAAAATCTCTTTAAAGTTGTTGAAAATAAAGAAGAAATAGCTGAAAAATTATCAAAAGATGTTTTAACAGTAGCTATCGGCCCAATAACTGGAAAAATCTTAGATAAATATAATGTTTCCCATATTTACCCAGAAACTTATACTGTGAAAGATATGATGGAATTATTATTTGATGAACTGGAGAAGTCTCAATGA
- a CDS encoding signal recognition particle subunit SRP19/SEC65 family protein yields the protein MNKQKNRIIIWPQYFDKNLSHSEGRKVSLEYAINEPTVNDISRALKRLQIPNIIHNEKAYPGKWYEKSGCILAESDQNKLQLLKEIGLKLKEIK from the coding sequence ATGAATAAACAGAAAAATAGAATAATAATTTGGCCTCAATATTTTGATAAAAATTTAAGCCACTCTGAAGGTCGTAAAGTATCTCTTGAGTATGCTATTAATGAACCAACAGTAAATGATATTTCCAGAGCTCTTAAAAGACTTCAAATTCCAAATATAATTCATAATGAAAAGGCATACCCTGGAAAATGGTATGAAAAGTCTGGTTGTATTTTAGCTGAAAGTGATCAAAATAAACTTCAACTTTTAAAAGAAATTGGTTTAAAACTCAAAGAGATAAAATGA
- the recJ gene encoding single-stranded-DNA-specific exonuclease RecJ, whose product MITTELPKEMSELYKKAQELIDKSRTIKIYTHIDCDGISAGAILSTLLDRLNKPHEIEFVNLDVLDNVKLEHDLTIFSDLGSGQPVDKYATPDTNILVLDHHPPLRNLNYGDDKLYDYIEINPLHHGIEGSYYVCGGGLCYFLAKEYGYKDLSWIGVLSAIGDMQNSRTGKLEGLNKSILQDAIDEGYVKLIENDINLYGRKTRPVFVALSYFSDVNLPLTNNQNETLAVLDSIGVKNKDKPLSLLTHDEKGKIFNKLVEMLSKALPPNYVQYIPKLLIGDSYDFTHEDSASFLSDASEFSSAVNACGRNKEEKVALGILKGDRGETLDLLEAVSKEHKINLAKAIEKIGENGNIIELDNLQYFDGGDIKPEIVGTVAGMVLGYCNWKKPIIGFTKTDDNNLKISLRCSKLLAYAGIHFGNIIREVAQELGGTGGGHSVACGAYISADKKEEFIQNFNERIDGLID is encoded by the coding sequence ATGATAACAACTGAATTACCTAAAGAAATGTCAGAGCTCTATAAAAAAGCTCAGGAATTAATAGATAAATCCCGAACTATCAAAATTTATACACATATTGATTGTGATGGAATTTCTGCTGGTGCAATTCTTTCAACATTGCTTGATCGTTTAAATAAGCCTCATGAAATTGAATTTGTTAATTTAGATGTTTTAGATAATGTAAAATTAGAACATGATTTAACAATATTTTCTGATTTAGGTTCTGGTCAACCAGTAGACAAGTATGCAACACCAGACACCAATATTTTAGTTTTAGACCATCACCCTCCTTTAAGAAACCTTAACTATGGTGATGATAAACTTTATGATTACATAGAAATTAACCCACTTCACCATGGAATTGAAGGATCATACTATGTTTGTGGTGGTGGATTATGCTATTTCCTAGCTAAAGAATATGGATATAAAGATTTAAGTTGGATTGGTGTTCTTTCAGCTATTGGAGATATGCAAAATTCAAGAACTGGAAAATTGGAAGGTTTAAATAAATCTATTTTGCAAGATGCCATTGATGAAGGTTATGTAAAACTTATTGAAAACGATATAAACCTTTATGGAAGAAAAACAAGACCAGTATTTGTAGCTCTTTCTTATTTTAGTGATGTTAATTTACCACTTACAAATAATCAAAATGAAACACTTGCTGTATTAGATTCTATTGGTGTTAAAAACAAAGATAAACCTTTATCACTCTTAACACATGATGAAAAAGGTAAAATATTCAACAAACTTGTGGAGATGTTATCTAAAGCTCTTCCACCAAATTATGTGCAGTATATTCCAAAACTTCTTATTGGAGATTCCTATGATTTCACTCATGAAGATTCAGCAAGTTTTTTAAGTGATGCATCTGAATTTTCATCTGCTGTAAATGCATGTGGTAGAAATAAAGAAGAAAAAGTAGCACTTGGAATTCTAAAAGGTGATAGGGGAGAAACTCTTGATTTGCTTGAAGCGGTCAGTAAAGAACATAAAATTAACCTTGCAAAGGCTATTGAAAAAATTGGAGAAAATGGAAATATCATTGAATTAGATAACCTTCAATACTTTGATGGTGGAGATATAAAACCTGAAATTGTTGGTACAGTAGCTGGAATGGTTTTAGGATATTGTAACTGGAAAAAACCAATTATTGGATTTACAAAAACTGATGATAACAATTTAAAAATTTCTTTGAGGTGTTCTAAACTTCTTGCTTATGCTGGAATTCATTTTGGTAATATAATTCGTGAAGTTGCTCAGGAATTAGGTGGTACTGGTGGTGGTCACTCAGTAGCTTGTGGTGCATACATTAGTGCAGATAAAAAAGAGGAATTTATTCAAAATTTCAATGAAAGAATAGATGGTTTAATAGATTAA
- the glf gene encoding UDP-galactopyranose mutase yields MKFKYVVVGAGLSGLTIAERIANELDEEVLIIEKRPHIGGNIYDSYKEGILIQNYGPHIFHTKDKEVYEYLSQFTEWHEYVHRVLSYVDGKLVPMPICIDTLNKLYDLDLDEESMKEYIANVKEDIGEIKSSEDVVLKNAGRDIYEKLFKNYTEKQWGTSAANLDSSVISRIPFRFNHDTRYFEDKYQGMPKEGYTKMCENMIKNNKIHIILNTDYKEVIDDIEYEKLIYTGPIDYFYDNKFGKLLYRSLKFVTETHDLYSYQEVAVVNYPNDHDFTRITEFKKLTGQEYPNKTIIMKEYPGFDDEPCYPYPTEEYKNKFKQYKKLMDKENDVIFIGRLAEYKYYNMDLVVKSALNAFKNKIKE; encoded by the coding sequence ATGAAATTTAAATATGTTGTTGTAGGTGCTGGGCTTTCTGGTCTTACAATAGCTGAAAGAATAGCTAATGAACTTGATGAAGAAGTTTTAATAATAGAAAAAAGGCCACATATTGGTGGAAATATATATGATTCCTATAAAGAAGGCATTTTAATCCAGAATTATGGGCCTCACATATTCCATACCAAAGATAAAGAAGTTTATGAGTACCTTTCACAGTTCACTGAATGGCACGAATATGTTCATAGAGTTTTAAGTTATGTTGATGGTAAACTTGTCCCAATGCCAATTTGCATTGATACTTTAAACAAACTATATGATCTTGATTTAGATGAAGAATCTATGAAAGAATATATTGCTAATGTTAAAGAAGACATTGGTGAAATAAAGTCAAGTGAAGATGTTGTACTTAAAAATGCTGGTCGTGACATCTATGAGAAGCTTTTCAAAAATTATACTGAAAAACAGTGGGGAACATCAGCAGCTAATCTTGATTCATCTGTAATTTCACGTATTCCCTTTAGATTTAATCATGACACAAGGTATTTTGAAGATAAATATCAGGGAATGCCAAAAGAAGGTTATACAAAGATGTGCGAAAATATGATTAAAAATAATAAAATACACATCATTTTAAATACTGATTATAAAGAGGTTATTGATGATATAGAATATGAAAAATTAATTTATACTGGTCCTATTGACTATTTCTATGACAATAAATTTGGTAAATTATTATATCGTTCTTTAAAATTTGTAACAGAAACTCATGATTTATATTCTTATCAGGAAGTTGCTGTTGTTAATTACCCAAATGACCATGATTTTACAAGAATCACAGAATTTAAAAAACTTACGGGTCAAGAATATCCAAATAAAACAATAATCATGAAAGAATATCCTGGATTTGATGATGAACCCTGTTATCCTTATCCTACAGAAGAATATAAAAATAAATTTAAACAATATAAAAAATTAATGGATAAAGAAAATGATGTTATCTTTATTGGACGTTTAGCTGAATATAAATATTATAATATGGATTTAGTTGTTAAATCTGCTCTTAATGCATTTAAAAATAAAATCAAGGAATAA
- a CDS encoding M48 family metallopeptidase: MSKDERSSVNPFTGKSHLDLLDDDKFLKDCYNEYYKMIEEWEILDNTDNGKLVSEISYNLIKAVEEYLAKIGRSDYTKDYYDWEFHLVANDTVNAFCMPGGKIVMFSGMLPIAQDANNIAFILGHEMAHALLDHSRTRISAQNTKDTLANVARIGSIGLSLFGLGELGAITRVATEVADVGSEFFLMKPFGRQHELEADKLGMMIVHWAGYDISNIPEFWQRVSAQGANNFDFFSTHPSDDKRIAAMRELIVEIENGKDVINTPVLSDGSSTTQIKVNNTSNNSQTFTQDSPKNHEEYTNSPDIIASETETINQKSVSKCPKCGFDIYPEDKFCINCGEKIKKEKNENNLKCPTCGGIVKKEDKFCFNCGTKLNFQMNCPSCGKPIKASDKFCGNCGSKIQS, encoded by the coding sequence ATGAGTAAGGATGAGCGAAGCAGTGTTAATCCTTTTACAGGTAAAAGTCATTTAGATTTATTAGATGATGATAAATTTCTAAAAGACTGTTACAATGAATACTATAAAATGATTGAAGAATGGGAAATTCTTGATAATACAGATAATGGAAAACTAGTTTCTGAAATTTCATATAATCTGATAAAAGCTGTTGAAGAATATTTGGCTAAAATTGGAAGATCTGATTATACAAAAGATTATTATGACTGGGAATTTCATTTAGTTGCCAATGATACTGTAAATGCATTTTGTATGCCTGGAGGAAAAATAGTTATGTTTTCAGGCATGTTACCAATAGCACAAGATGCAAATAACATTGCTTTTATTTTAGGCCACGAAATGGCACATGCTCTACTTGACCATTCAAGAACAAGAATTAGTGCTCAAAATACAAAAGACACCTTGGCAAATGTTGCAAGAATAGGAAGTATTGGCCTCAGCCTATTTGGTCTTGGAGAGCTTGGAGCTATTACACGTGTAGCTACTGAAGTTGCAGATGTTGGGTCTGAATTCTTTTTAATGAAACCTTTTGGAAGACAACATGAATTAGAAGCTGATAAACTTGGAATGATGATTGTGCACTGGGCAGGTTATGATATAAGTAATATTCCTGAATTTTGGCAAAGAGTCAGTGCCCAAGGAGCAAACAATTTTGATTTCTTCTCAACACACCCTTCAGATGATAAAAGAATAGCTGCAATGAGAGAATTAATTGTTGAAATTGAAAATGGAAAAGATGTTATTAACACTCCAGTACTATCAGATGGTTCTTCCACAACCCAAATAAAAGTGAATAACACTTCAAATAACAGTCAAACATTCACACAGGACTCCCCTAAAAATCATGAAGAGTATACTAATTCTCCAGATATTATAGCTAGTGAAACTGAAACTATTAACCAAAAATCAGTCAGCAAATGTCCTAAATGCGGATTTGACATTTATCCTGAAGATAAATTTTGTATTAACTGTGGAGAAAAAATAAAAAAAGAAAAAAATGAAAATAACTTAAAATGTCCAACATGTGGAGGAATCGTGAAAAAAGAAGATAAATTCTGTTTTAATTGTGGAACTAAATTGAACTTCCAAATGAACTGTCCTAGCTGTGGTAAACCAATTAAAGCTAGTGATAAGTTCTGTGGTAACTGTGGAAGTAAAATCCAATCCTAA
- a CDS encoding DUF7839 domain-containing protein, with the protein MKAFKKRGALTHFQILSEISKQDPHLKQKDLANTLGITIQAVSENIKTLIEEGYITSKDGRSPYKITQKGIEKVKKDAINLRRYSDSVLETMNHFKTVWPAIANEKLKEGEKVGVYMDDGVLYAGKVEASATGTVLKNASKYHDVPLGGLNGTIEMNVGEAIIITIPNIKDGGSRATDLELIKRVYENGTQHGSKIDRVATVGTVARSVAYQLDIPISIEFAAAQATANAARKGLNILALSVGEMTKAFVRELEEEKIKYNIIDGKK; encoded by the coding sequence ATGAAAGCATTTAAAAAAAGAGGGGCTTTAACACATTTTCAAATTTTAAGTGAAATATCCAAACAAGACCCTCATTTAAAACAAAAAGATTTAGCAAATACTCTTGGAATTACAATTCAGGCAGTTTCTGAAAACATTAAAACTTTAATTGAAGAAGGATATATTACCTCAAAAGATGGTAGATCCCCTTATAAAATTACTCAAAAAGGAATTGAAAAGGTTAAAAAAGATGCTATCAATCTTAGAAGGTATTCAGATTCCGTTCTTGAAACAATGAATCATTTTAAAACTGTTTGGCCTGCAATAGCTAATGAAAAACTCAAAGAAGGTGAAAAAGTAGGAGTATATATGGATGATGGAGTATTATATGCTGGAAAAGTTGAAGCTAGTGCAACTGGAACTGTATTAAAAAATGCTTCCAAATACCATGATGTTCCTTTAGGAGGACTAAATGGAACTATTGAAATGAATGTTGGAGAAGCAATAATCATCACCATACCTAATATAAAAGATGGTGGGTCTAGAGCAACAGATTTAGAATTAATTAAAAGAGTTTATGAAAATGGAACCCAACATGGCTCTAAAATTGACAGAGTAGCTACTGTTGGTACTGTTGCACGTTCTGTTGCATACCAATTAGACATCCCTATCAGCATTGAATTTGCAGCTGCTCAGGCAACAGCTAATGCTGCACGTAAAGGATTAAATATTTTAGCATTATCTGTAGGTGAAATGACTAAAGCATTTGTTCGTGAGCTTGAAGAAGAAAAAATCAAATATAATATTATTGATGGTAAGAAATAA
- a CDS encoding glycosyltransferase family 2 protein, with the protein MEYNYKISIIIPTYNREKYLKNLIDSLIAQTIGFDNLEVILVDDCSTDNSKSIIKNYASKYNNIKPIFLEKNTGNPSIPRNKGIEHSTSPYILFIDADDNILPDYCSTLYETAINEKADVVNCEHIRKMKNSYFILKSIEKIDKTFIEENEDDKLYLRGTVWGNLFKKSIITENRLKFEDTLLEDSVFAKQCYIHSDKVLKMPKYCGYIYQVDNNESLTHNVSLTEFNKFIEGFETLKNVLIDNKLENHIVEMMNIHIPMLFFMFFKLKVNKKEKKRCLEKIYKFEKSINGKITLKSKPLNILNNYLLKEQYSKVMIISHICGLIYENQHVKNFFFKNYSNIKEIELKILMKVENEIKKV; encoded by the coding sequence ATGGAATATAACTATAAAATAAGTATTATAATTCCAACATACAACCGTGAAAAATATTTAAAAAATCTTATTGACTCATTAATAGCTCAAACAATAGGATTTGATAATCTTGAGGTTATATTAGTTGATGATTGTTCTACAGATAACTCAAAATCAATTATAAAAAATTATGCTTCAAAGTATAATAATATAAAACCTATTTTTTTAGAAAAAAATACTGGAAATCCAAGTATTCCAAGAAATAAAGGTATTGAACATTCAACAAGCCCATATATTTTATTTATTGATGCTGATGACAATATATTGCCTGATTACTGTTCGACATTATATGAAACTGCAATTAATGAAAAAGCAGATGTTGTAAATTGCGAACATATCCGCAAAATGAAAAACAGCTATTTTATATTAAAAAGTATTGAAAAAATAGATAAAACTTTTATCGAAGAAAATGAAGATGATAAACTCTATTTAAGAGGTACTGTATGGGGAAATCTTTTTAAAAAATCTATAATCACTGAAAATCGTCTTAAATTCGAAGATACATTACTTGAAGACAGTGTTTTTGCAAAACAATGCTACATACACTCAGATAAAGTATTAAAAATGCCAAAATATTGCGGATATATTTATCAGGTCGACAATAATGAATCTTTAACTCATAATGTTAGTTTAACTGAATTTAACAAATTTATTGAAGGATTTGAAACCTTAAAAAATGTTTTAATTGACAATAAACTTGAAAATCATATTGTTGAAATGATGAATATCCATATTCCTATGCTATTTTTTATGTTTTTCAAGCTAAAAGTTAATAAAAAAGAAAAGAAAAGATGCCTTGAAAAGATTTACAAATTTGAAAAATCAATTAATGGCAAAATCACCTTAAAATCAAAACCACTTAACATACTTAATAATTATCTTTTAAAAGAACAATATTCAAAAGTAATGATAATATCACATATTTGCGGGTTAATTTATGAAAATCAACATGTGAAAAATTTCTTTTTTAAAAATTACAGTAATATAAAAGAAATAGAATTAAAAATATTAATGAAGGTTGAAAATGAAATTAAGAAAGTATGA
- a CDS encoding IspD/TarI family cytidylyltransferase has translation MIFAAILAGGIGQRLNSDSPKQFLTVGNKPILIHSIEKFLEVDDFNKIIVSSPKDFIDYTEELIEKYFPENDKIVVIEGGAQRKDTINNSINYAIECGADEDSVMVTHDAARIFASPFLIKKSIDYAIEYGAASPVIPATDVIFKSITPNKLDSVPLRKELLHSQTPQSFNIFKYKKIYDDLNEEEIEKLDEAMVLFNLRGEDVYLFEGEQSNFKITHPFDLELAEFILNK, from the coding sequence TTGATATTTGCTGCAATATTGGCTGGTGGAATTGGACAAAGACTAAACTCAGACAGTCCAAAACAGTTTTTAACTGTTGGTAATAAGCCTATTTTAATCCATTCAATAGAAAAATTCTTGGAAGTTGATGATTTTAATAAAATTATTGTTTCTTCTCCAAAAGATTTCATAGACTATACAGAAGAACTAATTGAAAAATATTTCCCGGAAAATGATAAAATAGTTGTTATTGAAGGTGGTGCTCAACGCAAGGACACCATTAATAATTCTATCAATTATGCTATTGAATGTGGTGCAGATGAGGACTCTGTAATGGTTACTCATGATGCCGCAAGAATTTTTGCCTCACCATTTTTAATTAAGAAAAGTATTGATTATGCTATTGAGTATGGTGCAGCTAGTCCTGTAATTCCTGCAACTGATGTAATATTTAAAAGTATAACTCCAAATAAACTGGATTCAGTCCCTTTGAGAAAAGAGCTTTTACATTCACAAACTCCTCAGTCATTTAATATCTTTAAGTATAAAAAGATTTATGATGATTTAAATGAGGAAGAAATTGAAAAATTAGATGAAGCAATGGTTTTATTTAATTTAAGGGGTGAAGATGTTTATTTATTTGAAGGAGAACAGTCTAATTTTAAAATTACCCATCCTTTTGATCTTGAACTAGCTGAATTTATTTTAAATAAATAA
- a CDS encoding NAD(P)H-dependent glycerol-3-phosphate dehydrogenase yields MDFKVGVVGAGAMGTALAQMIAENVDEVLLYARRKSVADAINNTRYNDEYYPNIKVRPNIRAVNDFKEFNNVEMIFLCIPSSTVRSITAELNDIISKDCILINTAKGLEVSSYKPMSTIIGEETGRPAVAFSGPNIASEMMKGLFTASTIASKNEKYLNDVKNVLESDKFKVNANNDVIGTEYCGIIKNILAISQGIFEGMNINDNARFAIFSKSYIETKDIIEKLGGMRDTVDDYCGFGDIITASTLTVSRNHTLGTLYGQGIIIDENKSGVLFEGKNTVSIFKNIIEDLNVKSTIVDFVYEVIIENKNPKTSFVKLWDNL; encoded by the coding sequence TTGGATTTTAAAGTTGGTGTTGTTGGAGCTGGGGCAATGGGAACAGCATTGGCTCAAATGATTGCAGAAAATGTTGATGAAGTATTATTATATGCAAGAAGAAAATCTGTTGCAGATGCAATTAATAACACAAGGTATAATGATGAATATTATCCTAATATCAAAGTACGACCTAATATTAGAGCAGTTAATGATTTTAAAGAGTTTAATAATGTTGAAATGATTTTTTTATGTATTCCTTCTTCAACAGTTAGATCTATTACAGCTGAGTTAAATGATATTATTTCAAAGGATTGTATTTTAATTAACACTGCTAAAGGATTGGAAGTTTCTTCATATAAACCTATGAGTACTATTATTGGGGAAGAAACTGGACGTCCTGCTGTTGCTTTTTCAGGACCCAATATTGCATCAGAAATGATGAAAGGATTGTTTACTGCATCTACAATAGCTAGTAAGAATGAAAAATATTTAAATGATGTTAAAAATGTTTTAGAATCTGATAAATTTAAAGTTAATGCAAATAATGATGTAATAGGGACTGAATATTGCGGTATTATCAAAAATATTTTAGCTATTTCTCAAGGTATTTTTGAAGGAATGAATATTAATGATAATGCAAGATTTGCAATATTTTCTAAAAGTTATATTGAAACAAAAGATATTATAGAAAAATTGGGCGGTATGCGAGATACTGTAGATGATTACTGTGGATTTGGAGATATTATCACAGCTTCAACATTAACAGTCAGTAGAAACCATACTTTAGGCACTCTTTATGGACAAGGAATTATTATTGATGAAAATAAGTCTGGTGTTCTTTTTGAAGGAAAAAATACAGTATCGATATTTAAAAATATAATTGAAGATTTAAATGTTAAAAGCACTATTGTAGATTTTGTTTATGAAGTTATAATTGAAAATAAAAATCCTAAGACTTCTTTTGTTAAATTATGGGATAATTTATAG